The following proteins are co-located in the Pseudomonas sp. ATCC 13867 genome:
- a CDS encoding 2-hydroxyacid dehydrogenase, with amino-acid sequence MKKNVFVFSRLAPEHLDRLRSQFNVSVLDPRLGDVDAQLAAALPTTHGMIGVGRPLGEKQLAQAGQLEVISSVSVGYDNYDLAYLNQRGIPLTNTPDVLTETTADLGFALIMATARRTAELDAWTKAGQWKRTVDTPQFGVDVYGKKLGILGLGRIGAAIARRGRFGFDMDVLYHGNSRKPELEQALGARFCGFDELLGEADFICVVVPLSEQTRKLIGKRELELMKPSAILVNIARGQVIDEAALVEALQEKRILAAGLDVYEKEPLAESPLFALPNAVTLPHIGSATFDTRRAMAECALDNFETALRGERPKNLVNPQAWKG; translated from the coding sequence ATGAAAAAGAACGTCTTCGTCTTCAGCCGCCTTGCCCCGGAACACCTCGACCGCCTGCGCAGCCAGTTCAATGTCAGCGTGCTCGACCCCAGGCTGGGCGACGTCGACGCGCAACTGGCCGCCGCCCTGCCGACCACCCACGGCATGATCGGCGTGGGCCGCCCGCTGGGCGAGAAGCAACTGGCCCAGGCCGGCCAGTTGGAGGTGATCTCCAGCGTCTCGGTGGGCTACGACAACTACGACCTTGCCTACCTGAACCAGCGCGGCATCCCGCTGACCAACACTCCCGACGTGCTCACCGAAACCACCGCGGACCTGGGCTTTGCGCTGATCATGGCCACCGCCCGACGCACCGCCGAGCTGGACGCCTGGACCAAGGCCGGGCAATGGAAACGCACCGTGGATACCCCGCAGTTCGGCGTCGACGTGTACGGCAAGAAGCTCGGCATCCTCGGCCTTGGCCGCATCGGCGCCGCCATCGCCCGACGCGGCCGCTTCGGCTTCGACATGGACGTGCTCTACCACGGCAACAGCCGCAAGCCGGAACTGGAGCAGGCACTGGGCGCGCGCTTCTGCGGGTTCGACGAACTGCTGGGCGAAGCGGATTTCATCTGCGTGGTGGTGCCGCTGTCGGAGCAGACCCGCAAGCTGATCGGCAAGCGCGAGCTGGAGCTGATGAAGCCCAGCGCCATCCTGGTGAACATTGCCCGTGGCCAGGTGATCGACGAAGCCGCGCTGGTGGAAGCGCTGCAGGAAAAACGCATCCTCGCCGCCGGCCTGGACGTCTACGAGAAGGAGCCGCTGGCCGAATCGCCGCTGTTCGCCCTGCCCAACGCCGTGACCCTGCCGCACATCGGCTCCGCCACCTTCGACACCCGCCGCGCGATGGCCGAGTGTGCGCTGGACAACTTCGAGACCGCGCTGCGCGGCGAGCGGCCGAAGAACCTGGTCAACCCGCAGGCCTGGAAAGGCTGA
- a CDS encoding LysR family transcriptional regulator, protein MDTLQTMRAFACVAETGSFTAAAQQLNTTTAYVSRAVANLESHLQTRLLNRTTRRIALTEAGQRYLLRCEQILAYVEEAEAEASDAHARPAGRLRVHSMTGIGQHYVIRAIAHYRQLHPEVTFELTMANRVPDLLDEGFDVAIVVASELPDSGLVSQRIGETHSILCASPEYLTRRGAPKTPSDLIDHDCLRLLSPVLPLDKWLFDGPNGQEMVTLGHSPFQVNVGDAMTEAITYGMGIGALPVYSAIDGLRDGSLVRVLPHYKLQQLNVYALYPSRQYLDAKIKTWVAYLRENLPGVLLADGAGLANVAS, encoded by the coding sequence ATGGACACACTGCAGACCATGCGTGCGTTTGCCTGCGTCGCGGAAACCGGCAGCTTCACCGCCGCCGCGCAGCAGTTGAACACCACCACCGCCTACGTTTCGCGCGCCGTGGCCAATCTCGAATCGCACCTCCAGACCCGCCTGCTCAACCGCACCACCCGGCGCATCGCCCTGACCGAGGCCGGCCAGCGCTACCTGCTGCGCTGCGAGCAGATCCTCGCCTATGTCGAGGAGGCCGAGGCCGAGGCCAGCGACGCCCACGCCCGTCCCGCCGGCCGCCTGCGTGTGCATTCGATGACCGGGATCGGCCAGCACTACGTGATCCGCGCCATCGCCCACTACCGCCAGTTGCACCCGGAAGTGACCTTCGAGCTGACGATGGCCAACCGCGTGCCCGACCTGCTCGACGAAGGCTTCGACGTGGCCATCGTGGTCGCCTCCGAACTGCCGGACTCGGGCCTGGTGTCCCAGCGTATCGGCGAGACCCACAGCATTCTCTGCGCCTCGCCCGAGTACCTGACCCGGCGCGGCGCGCCGAAGACGCCCTCGGACCTGATCGACCACGACTGCCTGCGCCTGCTCAGCCCCGTGTTGCCGCTGGACAAGTGGCTGTTCGACGGCCCGAACGGCCAGGAAATGGTCACCCTCGGCCATTCCCCCTTCCAGGTGAACGTCGGCGATGCCATGACCGAAGCCATCACCTACGGCATGGGCATCGGCGCCCTGCCCGTCTACTCGGCCATCGACGGCCTGCGCGACGGTTCGCTGGTGCGCGTATTGCCGCACTACAAGCTGCAACAATTGAACGTCTACGCGCTGTACCCGTCGCGGCAGTACCTGGACGCGAAGATCAAGACCTGGGTCGCCTACCTGCGCGAAAACCTGCCCGGCGTACTCCTGGCCGATGGCGCCGGCCTCGCCAACGTCGCCTCCTGA
- a CDS encoding efflux transporter outer membrane subunit: protein MSRHLVKGLTFVGSFVIFSTIAGCISTQGIAPQEQRLGDAELATDAAIAHANREAGWPAEQWWRAYGDPQLNAWVKTAQEGSPTLAQAEARVRMALSMAGIAESAESPQVSADASLTRHRWPTDYFYGPGDLADTTTFNNNAALGFSYSLDLWGRERSNTERYLDIAKMTAAEARMAQLELESNIVRAYIQLSLQYAELDIGKAMLKQQEGILALAQRRLAGGIGTHFEVSQAETPLPETERKIESVDEAIQLTRNQIAALAGKGPGAGASIQRPSLTLAEGPGLPSKLPMELLGHRPDVVASRWKVAAQAKGVDVARAEFYPNVDLVASIGYSAVGGGVLEFLNAEKFTYGVGPAISLPIFDGGRRRSQLGQESAGYDAAVAQYNQTLVNALKGISDQLIRMHSMELQQGFAEKSVASAQRTYDIATRAYRGGLTDYLNVLNAQSRLFQQQLVEQRVRAARLAIHAGLVVALGGGLMDVQEGPKDSKMVPETVDVRAVSER, encoded by the coding sequence GTGTCGCGTCACCTCGTGAAAGGACTGACGTTCGTCGGCTCCTTTGTCATTTTTTCAACAATCGCCGGATGTATCAGTACCCAAGGCATCGCCCCGCAGGAACAACGCCTGGGTGACGCCGAGCTGGCTACCGACGCCGCCATCGCACACGCCAACCGGGAAGCCGGCTGGCCGGCGGAGCAATGGTGGCGGGCCTATGGCGATCCGCAGTTGAATGCCTGGGTGAAGACCGCGCAGGAGGGCAGCCCGACCCTGGCGCAGGCCGAGGCACGGGTGCGCATGGCCCTGTCGATGGCCGGCATCGCCGAGTCCGCCGAGTCGCCGCAGGTCAGCGCCGATGCCTCGCTGACCCGCCACCGCTGGCCGACCGACTACTTCTACGGTCCGGGCGACCTGGCCGACACCACCACCTTCAACAACAATGCCGCCCTGGGTTTCAGCTACTCGCTGGACCTCTGGGGCCGCGAGCGCAGCAACACCGAGCGCTACCTGGACATCGCGAAGATGACCGCCGCCGAAGCGCGCATGGCCCAGCTGGAGCTGGAGAGCAACATCGTCCGCGCCTATATCCAGCTGTCGCTGCAGTACGCCGAACTGGACATCGGCAAGGCCATGCTCAAGCAGCAGGAAGGCATCCTGGCCCTGGCCCAGCGCCGCCTGGCCGGCGGCATCGGCACCCATTTCGAAGTCAGCCAGGCGGAAACCCCTCTGCCGGAAACCGAGCGCAAGATCGAGTCGGTGGATGAGGCCATCCAGCTGACCCGCAACCAGATCGCCGCCCTGGCCGGCAAGGGGCCCGGAGCGGGCGCTTCGATCCAGCGTCCGAGCCTGACGCTCGCCGAAGGGCCGGGCCTGCCCAGCAAGCTGCCGATGGAACTGCTGGGCCACCGCCCGGACGTGGTCGCCAGCCGCTGGAAGGTCGCCGCGCAAGCCAAGGGCGTGGACGTCGCCCGCGCCGAGTTCTACCCCAACGTCGACCTGGTCGCCAGTATCGGCTACAGCGCGGTGGGCGGCGGTGTGCTGGAGTTCCTCAACGCCGAGAAATTCACCTACGGCGTCGGCCCGGCCATCTCCCTGCCGATCTTCGACGGCGGCCGCCGGCGCTCGCAGCTCGGCCAGGAGTCGGCCGGTTACGACGCCGCCGTGGCGCAGTACAACCAGACCCTGGTCAACGCCCTCAAGGGCATCTCCGACCAGTTGATCCGCATGCACTCGATGGAGCTGCAGCAGGGCTTCGCCGAGAAGTCCGTGGCCTCTGCCCAGCGCACCTACGACATTGCCACCAGGGCCTACCGTGGCGGCCTGACCGATTACCTCAACGTGCTCAACGCGCAGAGCCGCCTGTTCCAGCAACAACTGGTGGAGCAGCGGGTGCGCGCCGCGCGCCTGGCTATCCATGCCGGCCTGGTGGTCGCCCTGGGCGGCGGCCTGATGGACGTTCAGGAAGGGCCGAAGGATTCGAAGATGGTCCCGGAAACCGTCGACGTCCGCGCGGTCAGCGAGCGCTGA
- a CDS encoding Wzz/FepE/Etk N-terminal domain-containing protein: MNAPLPPTRRSDEIDLIALCGSLWAYKFLILGVTLFIVACSALYATLATPVYQVESVLRPIALKDLDGLNETKLMELSPAKALSQVGVALESYSVRLQFFRDNPELAAALRVGDEPLEQMLERLNRDGFTVLRPDLKKVPASSPFVGLRFLFPAGVDGVAIVNGLIEAAVQRERQRIQDDFNVLLANRLTRVERQIAVQRAAYDTSKEAKIAALLEADSLRTIQLTDELKALRQQLQVRRQNRIKQLNEAIQIAERLHISKPTTPSALGDNNREIQGSIFRTEVTNQQIPLYFMGVEALEAERSALIARQSDDFSEPRVSEIQKQLALLSHNREVEVLRGRANDELFLANLAALTEQRARLEHLSVDFSQLQLVQLDQSATEPSAPVRPRKMLIMALGLFLGLALGVGAALVAVVRRGQPIVREERALVLNYSS, translated from the coding sequence ATGAATGCCCCTCTTCCCCCAACCCGCAGAAGTGACGAAATCGATCTTATCGCCCTGTGTGGTTCCCTTTGGGCATACAAGTTCCTGATCCTGGGGGTCACGCTTTTCATCGTCGCTTGTTCCGCGCTGTACGCCACGCTGGCGACGCCTGTATATCAGGTGGAAAGCGTGCTTCGACCCATAGCGCTCAAGGACCTCGATGGACTCAATGAAACCAAGCTCATGGAGCTGAGCCCCGCCAAGGCATTGAGTCAGGTGGGTGTGGCGCTGGAGTCCTACAGCGTTCGTTTGCAGTTCTTCCGTGATAATCCGGAGTTGGCGGCTGCACTGCGGGTTGGTGACGAGCCGCTTGAGCAGATGCTCGAGCGACTGAACAGGGACGGATTTACCGTGCTGCGCCCGGACCTGAAGAAGGTGCCGGCCAGTTCACCCTTTGTGGGGTTGCGCTTTCTCTTCCCGGCTGGAGTCGACGGCGTTGCGATCGTCAACGGGTTGATAGAGGCTGCGGTGCAGCGGGAGCGTCAACGAATCCAGGATGATTTCAACGTTCTCCTGGCCAATCGCCTGACACGCGTCGAGAGGCAGATAGCGGTCCAGCGAGCAGCCTATGACACCAGTAAGGAAGCCAAGATAGCGGCCCTTCTGGAAGCCGATAGCCTCCGGACAATTCAGCTTACGGACGAACTCAAAGCGCTTCGCCAGCAGTTGCAGGTTCGGCGGCAAAATCGCATCAAGCAGCTCAATGAGGCGATTCAGATTGCCGAGCGACTGCATATTTCCAAGCCGACCACGCCTTCTGCCCTGGGCGACAACAATCGGGAAATACAGGGAAGCATCTTCCGGACCGAGGTCACCAATCAGCAGATACCGCTCTATTTCATGGGGGTGGAAGCCTTGGAGGCTGAGCGATCTGCCCTGATTGCCCGGCAATCGGATGACTTTTCCGAACCCCGGGTTTCCGAGATCCAGAAACAGCTGGCGCTGCTCTCCCATAACCGGGAGGTCGAGGTGCTGCGGGGGCGCGCGAACGACGAGCTGTTTCTTGCGAATCTTGCCGCGCTCACCGAGCAGAGGGCTAGATTGGAGCACCTGAGTGTCGATTTCTCGCAATTGCAGTTGGTTCAGCTCGATCAGTCCGCTACCGAGCCTTCGGCGCCGGTGCGGCCTCGCAAGATGCTGATCATGGCTCTCGGCCTGTTCCTTGGCTTGGCGCTCGGTGTGGGTGCCGCGCTTGTGGCCGTAGTCAGAAGGGGACAGCCGATAGTTCGCGAGGAACGAGCGCTGGTTCTGAACTACTCCAGCTGA